A region of the Leopardus geoffroyi isolate Oge1 chromosome C2, O.geoffroyi_Oge1_pat1.0, whole genome shotgun sequence genome:
TTCCCGCTCACCCCCAACTCCCGAAATCATCCTCCCCGGAATCAGACACACCCCTCAAGGACTTCCTGTCCTCAaactacctttcttttttctctctcccacccagaCAATGTCCCACTCCCTCACACCTGCCTAACCCAGCAAAGTGTTAGGAAACATCAGTGGGTTCCTCTTCTAATTCAGACTCAAGAGTAAATGGTTGATGGGGCCTGCAGAACCTGACAATTAACCTAAGTGCCCCTCCAACGCATAGAGAATCGAGACAAAGCCTGCGCGTTAGAATCACCTGAGGGCGTTTCCAACATACCTGTGGAGGCCCGCTGGGACTATATCCAAGCGGAGGGGGACGCCCTGGGATCGGTAGTTTTATAAGCTCCCCAAGTGTTTAATGTCCAGCcagagctgagaaccactgagttCAGGGGCAGTTCATGCagcagagggaggaacagaggttGGGAACTGTTCTTTCCACGGCGATCACCAGGACTTCTCAGCTTGATGCCCTGATGGCCACACTGCCTCTAATCGCCACCACACTCATTATTCATTCCACAGTATTCGTAGAGCACCTACTCAGTGCCAGCCTCCATCTGAGGCCCTGGAGGAGACAGCAGCGAGCGAGGCAGACCCAACTGCTGCCCCGGTGGGGCTTGTGGCGTGGGAGGGCCTGAGAGGCAGCCACGCCTTGACATGGGGTCCTCCgcccaggcaggagggagggagccgtACAACCAGAGGGAACtgcgtgtgcaaaggccctggggcagggaaggaatGATCTGAGCTGAGGACAGGGGGGCACGtgggggtgcctagctggccTGAGAACCAGCTTTCTTTCTCCTTGGAATCGGACGGCTTCCGAAGATGCTGGGTCCACTCACGTTGAGCAGGACTGGACGGTTCCTTGAACACTTTGACCGTACTTGCCGTGTTCCGGAAACTCTTCCGGGCACCTCTGTTGGGTCTGTCCTGGCCTCAAGATCTGACGGTGAGACTCTGGAGGACAAGTCTGGAGAGCGGGCGTTCCCCCACAGCACGACGTGGGTGCCCACGTGCCCACAAGGTATCCAGTGCGTGTTGTGGGAGCCCCTCCCTGGCTGGTGAGGAATCACTCCAGCTGCTGGGTGGGGACAGGCAATGGGAGGGTCAGGGTGAAAAGGCCCCACGAGGCCCGTGCCAGCATCCCATTTGACAGATGCGGAAACTGAGGCGAGAAGCCCAAAGCTCCAGGCTGGGACTTGGCTGGGACCCGCCGTCCCTGAAAGCAGGGCCCCGGCTCTCCCGCTTCGCCCCTGTCCTCACGGCAGGTGCCTCTGTGCCTGCCCACAGCCCCCCCCCTCGGACCAAAAGGACCAACAGCACAGACTGACCCAGCTCCAAACCACCCACGGTCCCCGTGGTGACAGGCCACAGATGAGGAGGCCCCGTGACAGCGGCTGGcccggcagggggcggggggtgggggcggtgtaGGAGGGAGCCTGCGTCCCCTCATTCCCAACCCCCAAGAGGCACAAGGCTCAGCTGTGGGGGTGTCCTCCCAGGtcgggcaggggagagaggggaagccCAGGCAGGAAATGAGGCTGTAGTGTGACCACTGTCCTCCCGGGTCACGAGGACCACGGAATCTGCTCATTCCACATGCTTCCCTCTCCCAGGATTCCCTCAGGacggggatgggggtggggacttGCCGAGTGACGtctccagccctgcagccccTTCTTGGTCGGGGCTTTCCTAGCTGGCAGGGGCCAGGGCCACACCTGCCACCCCCACTGGGAGGGGCCTCGGGGATTTCTCTCCAAGCCCAGGGCTGAGTCATCCGGCCATCCCAGGTTCAGAGGAGAAAGGACCCAGCCAAACAAGCTGGGCCCACTCAGAAGGAGCCCCAGGACCCTGCCAGAGGCAGCAAGGACTCACCTCCCGTCTTAGCAGCCAGAAAGTTCCTCACCCCGTCCAAACCTCAGTTGCTGTCCATAAGGTGGGGCCGGTACGAGGACCTGCCTTGAGGGCTTGGACTTGAAAAGCATCCTTGCTGGGACCAAGCCAGAGGCTGGTCAGCCCAAGACCCCCAGTCCTCGCCCTGCCCGGCCCCACCCCACCTTCTGCCAGAAGATCACCAGTGTTGGGCAGTTGTGGGGGGTCCAGGCCCCGAAGCAGGGGTGCGtgaactcccccacccccaggctcctcCGCAGACGCCCCTCATCCCCGCCTCCCCTGCATGGTCTACGAAACCAGAGGCGCCAGGGTTtcggggctggaggggagggagggccgaTGGCTTCACCAAGGTCATCCCGGCAGACCTAACACAACAGACGTGGCTCAGAGGCCGTCCTCGCTCTTCAAGCGCCGCCCACTGCCGCGTCGCGTCCCTGGGGGGCGGTTGAAAGGTGGGTCGCGGCCCCTCACCTGCGGGACGGGCACCTGCGTGTGTAGAAGGTCCCCAGTGACCGCACGCACAGTGGCTGCTCTAGAAAGATCCCCCGGGGGAGCACGAAGCCGCTTCAGTTCAGAAGCGCAAGCCTGGGGCACCGAGGGTAAAGACGACCGACAGGACTTGGCGCATTCACGGCGGGACTTCAGGGGGCGCGGCTCccagaccggggggggggggggagaggaaggcagaccCCCACCCCAGCGGTGGCCAGACACCAAGACAGGAGACAGCAAGCAGCCACGGGATCGTGAGGCCTCGGTGGCTGAGAAGCTGCCCCAATCCGCCCACGCCCGCGTCCGCATCCTGGCTCCTGTCACTCCTGCCCTGTGGCCGGGAGGTGCTTCTGGAAGCCCCCGGACCAGCACCTCAGAGCCTGGTCCGCTTATTGCCTCCGTCCAGGACAGCGCAGGGGCCCGGCCGTGTGATCCCCACCCCTGATCTCCGCACCTCGCCTGCCCCGGCCGACGGAGTGGGAGCCCGTGTCCCTGCTCCCTCGCGGTGGCCGGAGGCCTGGCGGGGCAGGGGCGGCTGAGCCTTGGGGGGTGCACCACTCACGCGGCCCTGTGCACTCAGCACGTCCGCCCGGGAACCTCCGCCGTGGAGAAGACGCAGCTCTGGGTGAGGACTCGCGGTTCCTTGGTTTCTAACGGGGACGTCCTCCTGCTCAGTGACTTACCCACCCCTTCAGGGGGGTGAGCTTCTCAGTTGGCCCTAAATCCCATGACTTAGCGAGAGGAGAGACGGGTATGTGAGCGCACCTGGTGTGGGcgagctgggggcggggtgggggggtccagGCGATCTTGGCGGGAGGAGCCCTCAATGCCCAGCGGACTGGACAAGAAGGTGCCTGTGGCCCGGCGTCCCCCGCTCCCCCGCCTCGAGTGAGCAGGAGGGAAGCTGTCCCGGCCACACGTACGCTCACCGGGGTCCGAGTCCGCTCGGGCCACGGCGCCGGGCTCTGGTGGAGCAGCCCGGCAGGGTGCAGGCCAGGCGGGCCCGGGGGGCCCGGAGAAGGAGAGGGACATGCCCGGCGGGGTGGGGCCAGGCAGAGAACGGGATCGTGGGCAGCCTCAGCCCCTTGCCACTGGGGGCCACCCCGGTAGCCCTCCCCTCCGGTTCGAAACGTACAGCcacccctgctgccctccccGGCCACCCCAAGTCACGGCCCAGCCACCGCAGCCACAGGGTCCCCGCAGCCGCGCTCCAGGAGCCGGGCTGCAGCGGCCCCGCACCCTATTCGGCCGAGAAGGCGGgccggggcctggggcctggagggAAACTTCTCCGCTGTCCCGCTGTCCTGCCGCAGGTCCCGGCCTGTTCCCTGAGCCTCCGCCGAGCCAGCCCCGCCACGCGACCCTGAACctcggggcgggaggggggcaaGGTGTCTGAGGGTCACGTGGGTGCCAGTTCCCATAAACCCCCACCGTCCCCCCTGACTTCAGACCCTACAGCCACACGTGGACACACACTGCCACCGCTTCCCTGCTTGCCTCCTCTGCGTCGTCACCTGAAGGGGAGCAGCCCCCGTGGCCCACGTCCCGACTCGGGCGGCACCTGCCTGTCCTCTCTGATCCGACAAGGGCTGGCTGGGCGTGCCCTGCCCCGGGGTTCCCGGGGACCCAGAGCCCCCCTGGGCCCGCCCTGGCCCCTGTGGCCCCGCCGgccttcccccacccttccccccgcCTTGGGGCCCCTGGCCCAGCCTTGGAGTCTAGGTGCCCTGAGCGAGGGTCCGGGTCCAAGACCTTCTTGGTGGCAGGACGGGGGCCAGAACCCGTGACTGAGGGGCGTCCACAGCGTCTCCTTGGAGCCCCTCGGGTGGTGGTGTCCTGGCCAGATCAGCACCTGCCCCTGGCGTCTGTTAATAGGTGAATCACTGATGGGCGCCAGAGACCGGCTCATCCGTGGGCGGGCAACCATGCGTTGCCATGGAAACGCCCAAAACAGAAACACAGGCCTCCAGCACTAGACTGCGGGCCCGGCCCCGGGCACGCCACGAGTGGACAACCCCCGTCTCAAGTGGCCCCCGGCAGGCGCGTCTCCATTCCAAACCCCAGAACCTGATGTGGAAAAAGAGTCCTTACAGACATGATCAAGGTAAGGAGCGAGACGACAGCACCCCGGATCACCCGGGGGGGCGGATGCCCAGTGTCCCCGCGAGAAGCGACGCAGACACACACCGGGAGAGACGGCCGTGTGACCATGGTGGCAGGGGCCGCAGTGACAGAACAGCCCCGGCCAGCTCTGGCCACAAGACACGGCCACGGGGCCCGGGGAACACGCTTGACCGTGGCTGCGGGACAGGCAGGCAAGAGAGTGAGGACGAGGAACGCAGGAGGAGGCCGCTGGCGCTCACATCCTGGGCGCCCCGGAGGCCGCGTCCTGGGGTTTTCTCCGCAGAGTCAGAAGAGCCACAGCCCCGGGTAGGTCCACACGAGCGAGCGGGGcgccaacccccccaccccgcacaggGCTGCAGAGACCCCCAGACCCCCCGTTAGAGGCGGCCTCCGGGGCCTGCGCTCCCGGCCATCACCATCGGAGAGCCCCTGAGGCCAGCGTGGGGCCTCCGAATTCTCACCGACGCGTGGGTGGAATTGGGGGGTAACCTGTCGCCCACCCAGGTCCTCCAGGTCTGATTGGTCTCCCCTCGATGGCGCCCCGTGCAGGTCACTAGTCGGGGACCAGCAAACCCACCCGTAAATGTTCCCCGGGCTCTGGAGAGGCCTGCGCTGGCTTTGGAAAGCTGTGCTTTTGAGgcagattatatattttttttattgatctcTTGCTccccgggggggcgggggacgggaCACAGTGCTCACAGGCTCCAGGTGGCTGACAGCTCCACGGAATAAGGAGCCACCCCTGCTCCTCACAGCCGCTCCTTCCTGGTGACCTTGGGGTGCCCTTGagcgcaccgccccccccccccccccccccccccgccgatcTCCAGCATCCGAAGGCAATCAGGTGCCTCCAGCAGCACAAAGAAGATCACGGCTCCCCACAAGCACCTTGACATAAAAGGGTCTGCTGACCAGCGCGCAAGGGGGAGGCTGTTCCTCAAGGCGGAGAAACGGGTAGGAAGTGTCTTTGTGGGATTGTGTCTTTCAAGTTCAAGCACAAATCAGGCTCAGAGGGAAGCCAATGAAATGAGAGGCAGGAAACGAAGGCTGCGGGCTGCCCGTGGCTGCTGCAGGCGCGTGTTGTGTGTGCGCGTGGGTGTGCATAGGCGCGTGCCTTTGCGTCTGCGGGTACAGGTCTgttctgtgtgtgcacgtgtgactGTGTCCACGCGTATCTCGTTCTGTTTTCACGACAGCAGCGTCCACGCAGGTTCCGGGCCCGCCCGCCTCCCGGGCCCCCGCAAACTAGGCCCGGATCCGGGAGGAAATCCCACAGCAGAGCCCCCCAGCCTGGTCACGCTGCAGCTGGGGAGCTGGGCCTGATGTGGGCCACACGGGAGCTGCGGCCTTTGGCCAggccaccccccacacacacacacacggcccgCAACCTGAGTGGGGCTTCCCcgtccccaccccttcccaccctgaAGGCCTGTGGGTATCAGGTGGGCGGGCCCGTCCTGCGGAGAAGAGGCAGGTCCCGGCTTCGCCCCCCAGCTCCTGGGCTCTGGTGTcgccttttcctttccctctgcggTCTGGCCCGCATGCATGCGCCTCTGGGCCTCAGCACGCCCCCAGGCGGCCACATGCAGCATCTGGCCGGCAAGATCTGTGACCCGGTGACCCAgccccctgtgtcaggctcccttTCCAAAGTCCTAGGGGCGGCCGCGGAGGCCGGGGAGGGCTGCTGCACTGCGTCATTCTGCGGGGGAGGAGACCCCGCCAGAGCCCCCAGGGACCCACGACACAGGGCTGACCTGCCAGCTGCAGACTTCTCCTTTTACAAATGATTTTACAAACAAGCCAAGGAAACAAAAACCGCTTATCGTAAAGAAATACCACTGGCTCCCAGTGCGGCCTTTCGTGTCTCCCCGTGCCAGTCTCCCAGGCTGGACACCGGTGccctggggtcagggtgggggctCCCAAAGCTCCGTGGCGCCCAGCCCAGCCTGCTGGAGCCAGGCCCTCTGCAGAGGTGTGCTGCGGCTGGACGCCTGAAGGTGACCTTTGAGACAAGCGGTCTCGTGGCCACCGCCGGGCCTCTGCTGCCACCTGGTGGTGCATCTTGGAATTGCAGGCGGCCGTCTTGGGGCTGGACCGCCAGGGAGCATGCGGTCCCCCTCCCCGAGCGGGCACACTGTTAAGGACAGTGAGCTAATACTCAGAGGGGCTGACAAGCGTGCCCACAGCCACACAGCAGTTCGCCCACAGAACAGGTCCCGCCTGGTTTCCTCGGTGCCTCCTGATTTATAAGTGGGTGACGCCCACTGTGCAGGGTTCAGAGTCCAGCCACCACGGGCTGGGCCACCCAAACAACAGTCCTGGGGCCGGACGTCCCCGATCCAGGCGTGGGCGGGActggttcctcctgaggcctGTCTCCTGGTCGTGTAGATACCGTCCTCCCCTGTGTGCTCACGCGCTCGTCCCACTGGGTGTCTCTGTGCCCCGAGCTCTTCTCACAGGGACACCAGTCACTCAGGAGCAGGGCCCTCGCCAGTGACCTCACTTACCTTAATCACCTCGTTCAAGGCCTGATCTCCAAAGACAGCCACGCTCTGAGGTGCTGGGGGCTAGGGTTCCAACATGGGAATTCGGGGGACACGGCCCAGCCCGTGACGAGCCTTCAGCAAGCTCTGCGGTGAACCCGAGGCCATCGGCACCTGACGCCTCGGCCCCGACGGCAGCCGGGCTCGCTGGGGAAAAGCACGGGCGTCCGCCGAGGACAGCCAGCCTGGGGCGGAACCgcggggaggagggagcttcAGACAGTCCGGTTTTCCAAAGCATCTGGCTCCACCCCCAAGTGTAGACGCCATCTCCGCCACCTACCACAGGGCACCCCACGTTTCTCACAAATGTGGAACAAGTGGCAGGACAGCGTGGGCGGCTTCTTGTCGGGAGTCGCAGGGCAGGAGGGCGGGAGGGTCGGAGGGCCTCCCGCTGGCACAAGGACTCTGCTTCAGGTGGAGCTGAGCCGGAGGGATAGAGGTACctcgtgtgcgcgtgtgtgcacacgtgtgtgtgcgtgtgcacgactgtgtgtgtgtgtgagtgtgcacacgtgtgccagtgcgtgtgtgcacgtgtgggtgtgtgcatgtgcctccGTATGTGCATGTGCGCGCAACTGTGTGGGTGTGTACAcctgtgtctgagtgtgtgtacacacgtgtgtgggtgtgtgcacgaCTGTGTGGGTGAGTTGCACACGTGTGCcagtgcgtgtgtgcacgtgtgtgggtgtgtgcatgtgcctccgtatgtgcatgtgcgtgcaacTGTGTGGGTGTGTACAcctgtgtctgagtgtgtgtgcgcacgtgtgtgggtgtgcaatgtgtgtgcgtgtgcacacctGTGTGGGTGAGTGTGCCAGTGTGTGCATGCAGGCACTGTgcgggtgtgtgcatgtgtctgagTGTGTGCATTGCGGGCACCTGTGTGGGTGCATacgtgtgtgtctgagtgtgtgtgtgtgtgtgtgtgtgtgtgttgaacaGGGACCACTTCACAGGAGATTCTCCTTTGTGTCCACCTTCTTGGAGGAGTATGGGAGCCACCCCGAGGACCGTgtcccagcccccactcccccGTGACGCAGCCTAACACCGGCAGTGCCCATCAGGACATGGCACCTGCTCGCCGTCCACTCCCAGAGACGCACCTGACCCTCCCCGCGGTCACTGCAGCCTcggggcccctcccccagggaggctgggggcctctgggcctcgtgcccacccccccactgccAGGGCGGGCAGGGAGACAGCCGTCCAcacggggtgggggaggctgcccAGGACGCTGTGCCCTGGTCACCAGAAGCTCCCCGAGGGCGCCCGTGCCCACTCCAATGAGGAGGGGCAGTGAGCGGGGGCGCCCCCACACGCAGAGGTGCACAAGTTCGGACCACACCTGACCACCCTTCCTCACCCCTCGGGGAGCATCGGGGCCAGGGTCCTTCAAGTGCGGCCCCCAGGGAGCCAGGACACAATCCCCCCCGAGGAGGAGAGCGGCAAGATGGCACTGCCCCACCGGGCACCCTGGGTCCCACAGAGAAGGGGGTCCTGATTCtctccacacccccacctccccctccctcggTGCTCTCCACACGAACCCCCTCCTCCCTACCAAGCAGGGGTCCGGGAGACACTGGGGAGTGGGAGCCAGGAAGTGACCAGGACGCCTGGAGGCGGACGGGGTGgaccctgcccccttcccacccgTCAGTTCCACCCCTGCACCCATGCCACAGGTCATGCGGCCCCGCACACCCCCCCAGGGGAGACAGCACGACCACCAGCCAGCAAATTGCTTGTGTCACCTGCTCTTTATTGACTGCCACGGGCTGCATTCTCATGGGTGGTTGGGTGCCCCGGGAGAGGTGCTACATAGAGGAAGGATGGGGGGAACGCGGTCGGGGAGAGGCTGCCGAGGGCCCAGGCGCACGGGAGGCTCCGCCAGACGGACCTCGGAGCACCCGGGGAACGAGGGCAGGACGCGCAGCCGGGCCGTGACACGGGCGCCTGCCGCCCAGGGTcaaggtgtgcctggctggccctgGGGACCCAGAGGTCGTCCCGAGGTGGCCTCCTCTGGGAGCACGGCGCCGCCGTGTCAGGAAGCGGGGGAGGCGATCACGTCCACCGGGCGGCCAGTGTTGGGATCGGGGCGGCCCCGAGGCCGGGACACCGCGGGCGGAAGCCCCAAGCCCTCCAGGCTACCCTCCCCAAACCCTCGCTCcctcagaggaaaggaaaaggaaatggaaagaaggaaagcaaatggAGACCAGCACCCCACTTTCTAGGGCTCCCCCAGACCGAGGGGCCGTGGGGGCAGCAGCGGTGGCAGCCGAGGCCGAGGCCGAGCTTAGGACGAGGGCGCAGAGCTGGGCTTCTCCTCCCGCGACACGGGGATGGCTCTCTCACTGTGGCCAGCATCCACGCCAGACGGGACCTTGGGGCCAGAGAAGGTCAGCATGCCATCCGCGGACAGGGAGCAGGAGAGCGCCGACTGGTCCACGTTGGAAGGCAGACGGTAACGGCGGTGGAACTCACGGGAGATGTAGCCATGGTCGTCCTGGGCGGGGGACGGGGAAGGGCACGGTCAGAGACGCCAGGGCCGGGGGTGCCGTGGGCCTGACACGGGGAAGGCCCTCCCGGAACCTCACGGAGGCCAAACCCGCCACACTCACACAATGCAGTGGGAGCCGGAAGGCCACGTCGAGAGCTCCTGCtgaggctgcccccccccccccgccggcctccccgcctccccgcctccctgcaCAGCCTGGGGCCATTCACGGGCATGGAGCTGGTTCATCAGACCCGTTTCGCTCCAGAATCGCGTGAATGGCTGTCCTAGTCCTGCACGTGGACCACATTTGGCCTTCACCCCACAGGCTCAGGGTGCCTGCTTTCCACCCAGCGGGGCCTGAGCAAAAGAACTCTCCCCTTGGCGGGACAGCTTGGTCCCAGCCCCTGGGCCCGATTTCTTTCTCCACGCTGAAACAAGTCACTTGGGCCACAGCGCCGTACGTGGGGGGCAGGAGACACGGAGTCAGGGGTtcgcgcacacgcacgcacgcacacaacTGCTCCGACCATTGAGAGGAAACCCTGGTCTCTGACCCTGGTCTCTGCCAGGTGAGCAGCCACCCCACCCTGAACCAGCTGTGGGGCCACCGATCTCCCTGAGCCGGGCTCTGCCACCCGCCGGCTCCCGATAACGGGGGGCGCCGATGACAAAGGGCCATCGAGAGGTGAACGTGTGAACACACAAGCGTTTGGGGCATCGATGGCCGCCGGCCGCACTGCAGGGCTCGCCCGCCACAGTTAGGTTTCCATGGAACCCACGTCGGCTCAGagctcccccccccgccccccctcccccccccccccccccccagtgcccgGAGCTTCCCGGGATCCTCCCTGCTCCGACCCCATCCCCGGCGCGGCTCGGAAGGAGCCAGGGGCAGCCGGGCGGTACCCGGGCGGGGGTCCCTGCAGACCCCTCACCTGCCAGGGCTCAGGAGCGACCTCCCTGTCGCTGGGAGGAGGCTTGCTTGTGCGCTCCGGGACAAGCGGGCGTGTGGGGGCACagtccccctccctcctggggcGCAGGGTCCCCGGGAGGCGGGGGCCCCTCAGACCCACCTGCCTCTCGTTGTGCTTGCCGTGGATCTCCACAAAGTCCTCCAGCACTTTCACGGTGAGGTCCTCCGGGGAGAAGTGCTTCACGTCCAGGAAGATGACGAACTTGTCCCGGTCGGAGCGGACCTGAAACCCAGACGCTCCCGTGGGCCTCTGCGGTTCGTGCGGGGCTGGCCGGAGCCGGTCCCCCGGCCGTCAGCACAGAAACGCCTTCCACGCGTACAGGGCACGGAGTCCCGGGGACCCCTGACTCGGGATCGCGTGGACCCTCGGCCTCAAGACCGTGTGTCTGCTGATGCCTAGCTGGTGATGAGCTGAGAGGCTGGTCGTGGTTGGCGGGCAGGTTACGGGTTAGGAGGCTGGTTACGGGTCGCCTGGCTGGCGGGTCAGGGGTTGGCTGACTCGTTGGACCCAGCACATTGAATAAAGCCACAGCCCTCGGCTTCCCTGGTTTCTCCATAAACAGCCCGGGGCCTGACTTCTCCCACGGGCGTCATGTACCCGACGGCCTTGCCGGGCTCACTGCTCAacctgcttccctctcccctgcgcTGACGGCGCTCCCCGGGGACAATCAGCAAGGCTGTTTTTGCTTCTGAGGGCGCCGCATCAGCCCCGGGCAGGCCTCTGCTTTTAGGCAGTGAGGGAGACCCAGCCCCTTGAGACCCC
Encoded here:
- the CRYAA gene encoding alpha-crystallin A chain, which produces MDIAIQHPWFKRALGPFYPSRLFDQFFGEGLFEYDLLPFLSSTISPYYRQSLFRTVLDSGISEVRSDRDKFVIFLDVKHFSPEDLTVKVLEDFVEIHGKHNERQDDHGYISREFHRRYRLPSNVDQSALSCSLSADGMLTFSGPKVPSGVDAGHSERAIPVSREEKPSSAPSS